In a single window of the Streptomyces sp. NBC_00353 genome:
- a CDS encoding MarR family winged helix-turn-helix transcriptional regulator, whose translation MAEPTGRVEGVAPDGDGAGFELPLLLFAGFRSIVDELHRELAECGHPEVRPAYGFALQAVGRDGATASEIGRRLGVSKQAAGKTVDRLESLGYVERVDDPQDGRRKLVRVTPRGVDVLVRSAEGFDRLRAEWARVLGAERLWALESDLRTMAPADGFRLDAAAWFNG comes from the coding sequence ATGGCTGAGCCAACAGGGCGAGTTGAAGGTGTGGCGCCCGACGGTGACGGTGCGGGCTTCGAGCTGCCCCTGCTCCTGTTCGCCGGGTTCCGGTCGATCGTCGACGAGCTCCATCGCGAACTGGCCGAGTGCGGGCATCCCGAAGTCCGTCCCGCCTACGGCTTCGCGCTCCAGGCCGTCGGCCGCGACGGTGCTACCGCCAGTGAGATCGGCCGGCGGCTGGGCGTCTCCAAGCAGGCCGCCGGGAAGACCGTCGACAGGCTGGAGAGCCTCGGCTACGTCGAGCGGGTCGACGATCCGCAGGACGGTCGCCGCAAGCTGGTCCGGGTGACCCCGCGCGGTGTCGACGTGCTGGTCCGCTCCGCCGAGGGGTTCGACCGGCTGCGTGCCGAATGGGCCCGGGTGCTCGGCGCCGAGCGGCTGTGGGCGCTGGAGTCCGATCTGCGCACGATGGCGCCCGCCGACGGGTTCCGGCTCGACGCTGCGGCGTGGTTCAACGGCTGA
- a CDS encoding alpha-L-fucosidase gives MARRTRVLSALALAAAAALVPVQATAQQAAQAAGQEPGHRAAAPPGTPCAAPVKPASQMAVESCDSPERIIEKAANIVPTPGQLAWQQREVTAFTHFGMNTFTGREWGSGTEDEKLFAPKSIDADQWMRAYKAAGAEQVMLTAKHHDGFVLYPSRYTDHSVELSPGSPDVVGAYVKAARKAGLKVGLYLSPSDGAELPHAWHAQWVESIRKKQAEGKPLSLPEQMALEDGDRAPAGEGRFGNGSAVTERTIPTLVPGDDRAAAVKRHKLPTFTVMADDYDAYYLNQLYEIFTQYGPIEELWLDGANPWSGSGITQKYNVKQWFDMVKALSPNTVVFQGPQGVRWVGNEGGTARETEWSVTPHATDPWTGLGSLPNDSTDADIGSRARILDPTTKYLQWYPAEADVSIRPGWFYHPEQQPKSPAQLMNLYEKSVGRNAALLLNVPPNRDGRIADADVASLTAFGKAVRSTYGTDVRRTQAPGPYTFDRVAVREDIRHGQRVEKFAVEARIDGSWQRIAEGTTIGNRRILPLASPVTATAVRVEVLESRAAPHLGATTLHLSSTG, from the coding sequence ATGGCACGACGCACCCGTGTGCTCAGTGCGCTCGCACTGGCTGCCGCGGCCGCGCTCGTTCCCGTGCAGGCCACTGCTCAGCAAGCCGCGCAGGCGGCCGGGCAGGAGCCCGGACATCGGGCCGCCGCACCGCCGGGCACCCCGTGCGCCGCGCCTGTGAAGCCCGCTTCGCAGATGGCCGTCGAGTCCTGCGACAGCCCTGAGCGGATCATCGAGAAGGCCGCGAACATCGTCCCCACCCCCGGCCAACTCGCCTGGCAGCAGCGCGAAGTCACGGCCTTCACCCACTTCGGCATGAACACCTTCACGGGTCGCGAATGGGGATCGGGCACCGAGGACGAAAAGCTCTTCGCCCCGAAGAGCATCGACGCCGACCAGTGGATGCGTGCCTACAAGGCGGCCGGTGCCGAGCAGGTCATGCTCACCGCCAAGCACCACGACGGGTTCGTCCTGTACCCGTCGCGCTACACCGACCACTCGGTCGAACTCAGCCCCGGCAGCCCCGATGTCGTCGGCGCCTACGTGAAGGCCGCCCGCAAGGCGGGCCTGAAGGTCGGCCTCTATCTCTCGCCCTCCGACGGCGCCGAACTCCCGCACGCCTGGCACGCCCAGTGGGTCGAGTCGATCCGCAAGAAGCAGGCGGAGGGCAAGCCACTGAGCCTGCCCGAACAGATGGCGCTGGAGGACGGCGACCGGGCACCCGCGGGTGAGGGAAGGTTCGGCAACGGCAGTGCCGTCACCGAGCGCACCATCCCCACCCTCGTCCCCGGGGACGACCGCGCCGCGGCAGTCAAGCGTCACAAGCTCCCCACCTTCACGGTGATGGCCGACGACTACGACGCGTACTACCTCAACCAGCTCTACGAAATCTTCACCCAGTACGGGCCGATCGAGGAGCTCTGGCTGGACGGCGCCAACCCCTGGTCCGGCTCCGGCATCACCCAGAAGTACAACGTCAAGCAGTGGTTCGACATGGTCAAGGCGCTGTCGCCGAACACCGTCGTCTTCCAGGGCCCGCAGGGCGTGCGCTGGGTCGGGAACGAGGGCGGCACCGCCCGTGAGACCGAGTGGAGCGTCACCCCGCACGCCACCGACCCGTGGACCGGACTCGGCAGCCTGCCCAACGACTCGACCGACGCCGACATCGGCTCCCGCGCCAGGATCCTCGACCCGACGACCAAGTACCTGCAGTGGTACCCGGCCGAGGCGGACGTCTCCATCCGGCCCGGCTGGTTCTACCACCCGGAGCAACAGCCCAAGTCTCCTGCGCAGTTGATGAACCTGTACGAGAAGAGCGTCGGCCGGAACGCCGCACTGCTGCTGAACGTGCCGCCCAACCGGGACGGCCGGATCGCCGACGCGGACGTCGCGTCACTGACCGCCTTCGGCAAGGCGGTACGCAGCACCTACGGCACCGATGTGCGGCGCACGCAGGCTCCTGGGCCGTACACCTTCGACCGGGTCGCCGTCCGCGAGGACATCCGGCACGGGCAGCGGGTCGAGAAGTTCGCCGTGGAGGCCAGGATCGACGGCAGCTGGCAGCGGATCGCCGAGGGCACCACCATCGGCAACCGGCGCATCCTGCCGCTCGCCTCGCCCGTCACCGCGACGGCGGTACGGGTCGAGGTCCTGGAGTCCCGGGCCGCACCGCACCTCGGGGCGACCACGCTGCACCTGAGTTCGACCGGATGA
- a CDS encoding sensor histidine kinase, with protein sequence MNAMQSRIRSALLAAGRGIVLSIASLAGSITLFVLAVLSIAFIPLGLGLFTTPQVLDAVRGHANQRRLLAATWSDIRIPVPYRPFPKDLRGGFTGQVERTTLMLKDPATWRDIQWLLVDMTAGYCVSILASALLLYPVEGFVLAAGLWRVFTDDRYWYAFVPVDSQATALAAAALGVVFFLTGLKVGKPLLRLHFVIARSLLAPTHEQELARRIDRLTETRHEAVDTAASELRRIERDLHDGAQARLVAMGMNLGTIEALIEKDPAQAKKLLATARESSAEALTELRDLVRGIHPPVLAERGLGDAVKALALRLPIAAQVEVELAGRAEAPVESAAYFAVSETLTNAAKHSGADRLWVDIHHADSMLRISVTDNGRGGATIGPGSGLSGIESRLGTFDGIMAVSSPAGGPTMVTMEIPCELS encoded by the coding sequence ATGAACGCGATGCAGAGCCGGATACGGTCCGCGCTGCTGGCCGCCGGGCGCGGGATCGTACTGTCGATCGCCAGTCTCGCCGGGTCGATCACCCTGTTCGTCCTGGCGGTGCTCTCGATCGCCTTCATTCCGCTGGGTCTGGGCCTGTTCACCACCCCACAGGTGCTGGACGCGGTCCGCGGGCACGCCAACCAGCGCCGGCTGCTGGCGGCGACCTGGTCGGACATCCGTATCCCGGTCCCCTACCGGCCCTTCCCGAAAGATCTGCGCGGCGGGTTCACGGGGCAGGTGGAGCGGACGACGCTGATGCTGAAGGATCCGGCGACCTGGCGGGACATCCAGTGGCTGCTGGTCGACATGACGGCCGGCTACTGCGTGTCGATCCTCGCCTCGGCGCTGCTGCTCTATCCGGTGGAGGGGTTCGTCCTGGCGGCGGGCCTGTGGCGGGTCTTCACCGACGACCGGTACTGGTACGCGTTCGTGCCGGTCGACAGCCAGGCGACGGCGCTGGCCGCCGCAGCGCTCGGTGTGGTGTTCTTCCTGACGGGTCTGAAGGTCGGCAAGCCGCTGCTGCGGCTGCACTTCGTGATCGCCCGCTCGCTGCTGGCGCCCACCCATGAGCAGGAGCTGGCCCGGCGGATCGACCGGCTCACCGAGACCCGGCACGAGGCCGTGGACACCGCCGCCTCCGAACTGCGCCGTATCGAGCGCGATCTGCACGACGGCGCGCAGGCCCGGCTGGTCGCCATGGGCATGAACCTGGGCACGATCGAGGCGCTGATCGAGAAGGACCCGGCGCAGGCCAAGAAGCTTCTCGCGACGGCCCGCGAGTCCTCCGCGGAAGCCCTCACCGAGCTGCGCGATCTCGTACGGGGCATCCACCCGCCGGTCCTGGCCGAACGCGGACTCGGGGACGCCGTCAAGGCGCTGGCGCTGCGGCTGCCCATCGCGGCCCAGGTCGAGGTGGAGCTGGCCGGCCGCGCCGAGGCACCGGTCGAGTCGGCCGCGTACTTCGCGGTGAGCGAGACCCTGACGAACGCCGCCAAGCACTCGGGGGCGGACCGTCTCTGGGTGGACATCCACCACGCCGACTCGATGCTGCGGATCTCCGTCACGGACAACGGAAGGGGCGGCGCGACGATCGGACCGGGCTCTGGGCTGAGCGGAATCGAAAGCCGACTCGGTACATTCGACGGCATCATGGCCGTCAGCAGCCCCGCGGGCGGTCCCACCATGGTGACCATGGAGATCCCTTGCGAGTTGTCCTAG
- a CDS encoding PDR/VanB family oxidoreductase produces MALPRLRTVLLLTGAALLAKRALHRRIEKSPLWPLPALEEPVSGHSGRRSTTTRRLLITERTTPADGVVQLRLEGQDLPAWQPGAHLDLVLPSGLVRQYSLCGDPAAPDTYTVATRLVEDGRGGSREVHAQLHEGVEIEVRGPRNRFPLVAKAPAYVFVAGGIGITPILPMLRAVVASGADWRLLYGGRTRTSMPFLDEIEKLGAEGNRVTVVPEDESGHPDAAAALMDLAPGTAVYCCGPEPLMDAVAAALPADCALHLERFTAAATSPAGSGSFDVELHRTGRTVRVAAGQSILAAVREELPYVSYSCEQGFCGTCQQRVLEGEIDHRDELLTDTERDDSMLICVSRCRGERLVLDL; encoded by the coding sequence ATGGCCCTGCCCCGCCTGCGCACCGTCCTCCTCTTGACCGGCGCCGCGCTGCTCGCCAAGCGCGCCCTGCACCGCCGCATCGAGAAGTCCCCGCTGTGGCCGCTGCCTGCCCTGGAGGAACCGGTCTCGGGTCACTCCGGCCGCCGTTCCACCACCACCCGCCGCCTGCTGATCACCGAGCGGACCACGCCCGCGGACGGCGTGGTCCAACTCCGCCTGGAGGGCCAGGATCTCCCCGCCTGGCAGCCCGGCGCCCACCTGGACCTCGTCCTCCCCTCGGGCCTGGTACGTCAGTACTCGCTCTGTGGTGACCCGGCCGCGCCTGACACGTACACGGTCGCGACCCGACTGGTCGAGGACGGCCGCGGCGGTTCGCGCGAGGTCCACGCCCAGCTGCACGAGGGCGTGGAGATCGAGGTCCGCGGCCCCCGCAACCGCTTCCCGCTCGTCGCCAAGGCGCCCGCGTACGTCTTCGTCGCGGGCGGCATCGGCATCACCCCGATCCTCCCGATGCTGCGGGCGGTTGTCGCCTCCGGCGCCGACTGGCGACTGCTGTACGGAGGCCGTACGCGCACCTCGATGCCGTTCCTGGACGAGATCGAGAAGCTCGGCGCGGAAGGCAACCGCGTCACGGTCGTACCGGAGGACGAATCCGGCCACCCGGACGCGGCGGCAGCCCTCATGGACCTCGCGCCCGGCACGGCGGTCTACTGCTGCGGCCCGGAACCGCTGATGGACGCGGTCGCGGCCGCACTCCCGGCGGACTGCGCCCTGCACCTGGAACGCTTCACGGCAGCGGCCACATCACCGGCCGGCTCCGGCTCCTTCGACGTGGAACTGCACCGCACCGGCCGTACGGTCCGGGTCGCAGCCGGCCAGTCGATCCTGGCCGCGGTCCGCGAGGAACTCCCGTATGTCTCGTACTCCTGTGAACAGGGCTTCTGCGGAACGTGCCAACAGCGCGTACTGGAGGGCGAGATAGACCATCGCGACGAACTCCTGACGGACACGGAACGCGACGACTCGATGCTGATCTGCGTGTCGCGGTGCCGCGGGGAGCGGCTGGTACTGGATCTGTAG
- a CDS encoding response regulator transcription factor: MRVVLAEDLFLLRDGLVRMLQAYDFEIAAAVETGPELTRALAELEPDVAVVDVRLPPSHTDEGLQCALAARKARPGLPVLVLSQHVEQLYARELLADGNGAIGYLLKDRVFDADQFIDAVRRVAAGGTAMDPQVISQLLSRRAQDKPMGGLTPRELEVMELMAQGRSNAAIASKMVITERAVAKHTSNIFGKLGLPPSDDDNRRVLAVLAYLDRG, from the coding sequence TTGCGAGTTGTCCTAGCCGAAGATCTCTTCCTGCTGCGCGACGGTCTGGTGCGGATGCTGCAGGCGTACGACTTCGAGATTGCGGCAGCCGTCGAGACCGGGCCCGAACTGACCAGGGCACTCGCCGAGTTGGAGCCGGACGTCGCGGTGGTCGACGTCCGGCTCCCGCCGTCCCACACGGACGAGGGCCTGCAGTGCGCACTGGCGGCCAGAAAGGCCCGGCCTGGGCTGCCGGTGCTCGTGCTCTCGCAGCATGTGGAGCAGTTGTACGCACGCGAGCTGCTGGCGGACGGCAACGGGGCCATCGGATATCTGCTCAAGGACCGGGTCTTCGACGCCGACCAGTTCATCGACGCGGTACGCAGAGTCGCGGCGGGCGGCACCGCGATGGACCCACAGGTGATCTCGCAGCTGCTGTCGCGACGGGCGCAGGACAAGCCGATGGGCGGGCTGACGCCGCGCGAGCTGGAGGTCATGGAACTGATGGCCCAGGGCCGTTCGAACGCGGCGATCGCCTCGAAGATGGTGATCACGGAGCGGGCGGTGGCCAAGCACACCTCGAATATCTTCGGGAAGCTCGGCCTGCCGCCGTCCGACGACGACAACCGCCGCGTTCTTGCGGTGCTGGCCTATCTCGACCGGGGGTGA
- a CDS encoding 5-carboxymethyl-2-hydroxymuconate Delta-isomerase, with protein MPQITVDYSAELDDAFDRRGFAQALHPLVAETVTTKIAACKTRFRRVDESVVADAATGDAILHISIGLLPGRTDEIKAQLTESVMELLTAHLKDADGLTVHASAETRDLDPSYRKR; from the coding sequence ATGCCGCAGATCACCGTCGACTACTCCGCCGAACTCGACGACGCCTTCGACCGCCGCGGCTTCGCACAAGCCCTGCACCCGCTGGTTGCCGAGACGGTCACCACGAAGATTGCCGCCTGCAAGACCCGCTTCCGCCGGGTCGACGAGTCCGTCGTGGCCGACGCCGCCACCGGCGACGCGATCCTGCACATCTCGATCGGCCTGCTGCCCGGCCGCACCGACGAGATCAAGGCACAGCTCACCGAGTCCGTAATGGAGTTGCTGACCGCCCACCTCAAGGACGCCGACGGCCTCACGGTCCACGCCTCCGCCGAGACCCGCGACCTGGACCCGTCCTACCGCAAGCGCTGA
- a CDS encoding carboxymuconolactone decarboxylase family protein, whose translation MPAPAFPDHTLESAPGAARRAMEAVVNKQGHLPAAVGRLATSPQLLDGFLKISAIFESTTLDPLSREVLIMTIATRNDCHVCVAMHTAKLTALGADADLIAALRTERPLPAERPEAVRQFTLAVIATAGAVDDAALQDFLAHGYTPQNALEVVLGIGAYTMSTLANRMTGAPVDPQLAEFAPAPM comes from the coding sequence ATGCCCGCGCCCGCGTTTCCCGACCACACCCTCGAATCCGCTCCTGGCGCCGCCCGTCGCGCCATGGAGGCCGTGGTGAACAAGCAGGGCCATCTGCCCGCCGCCGTCGGCCGGTTGGCCACGTCACCGCAGCTGCTCGACGGCTTCCTGAAGATCAGCGCGATCTTCGAGTCGACCACCCTGGACCCGCTCTCCCGCGAGGTCCTGATCATGACGATCGCCACCCGGAACGACTGCCACGTCTGCGTCGCGATGCACACCGCGAAGCTCACCGCACTCGGTGCGGACGCCGACCTGATCGCCGCACTGCGCACGGAGCGACCGCTGCCGGCCGAACGGCCCGAAGCGGTAAGGCAGTTCACCCTTGCCGTCATCGCGACGGCGGGCGCGGTCGACGACGCCGCGCTGCAGGACTTCCTGGCGCACGGCTACACCCCGCAGAACGCCCTCGAAGTGGTCCTGGGCATCGGCGCGTACACGATGTCGACGCTGGCGAACCGGATGACCGGGGCACCCGTCGACCCACAGCTCGCAGAGTTCGCTCCCGCCCCCATGTGA
- a CDS encoding DUF1996 domain-containing protein, whose amino-acid sequence MGRTSRKRSTLANRAIVASAALILGGGGLIAVNFYASAGEGSSGSPPGRTWNAGTQMSTIDCPDVGNELPDVPDQARWEVDRELAAMDTQITDAYQQFADRKDEISRDPGLAENAVLGPLKAKRTASIDRIATAVGRNADRPGGLDGLAPCSLRADDSNDMGDQGAGQGQDDGQNNGQDGGQGNGANQGADDGQDQGQDQGQDQGQGQGQDQGQGQDQDQQGNGPEASDFVDIQSVQPNVDRPRQRRGASRGTFTTNCGRNENGKFNPDNVIVAPGVSNGAHHMHDYVGNQANDAFASDDDLANGDTSCRNQGDKSTYYWPVLRLQNGTAENDADADGGGKDQNIGEIQTPSQVTLKFVGNPTGKVTAMPRFLRIITGDAKAFTNGDANANASWSCTGFENRQLKDKYPICPDGSQVVRSFAFQSCWDGQNTDSANHRTHVAFAQDNGRCPNGFRAIPQLVQRIVYDVPPGPGFAVDSFPEQLHKPVTDHGDFINVFDDNLMKKVVSCINGGRKCR is encoded by the coding sequence ATGGGACGCACATCACGCAAACGTTCGACGCTGGCCAACCGGGCGATTGTCGCCTCGGCCGCATTGATTCTGGGCGGAGGTGGCTTGATCGCGGTCAATTTCTACGCATCGGCGGGAGAAGGATCTTCCGGCTCGCCGCCCGGCCGGACATGGAATGCGGGCACCCAGATGTCCACCATCGACTGCCCCGACGTGGGTAACGAACTTCCCGACGTGCCCGATCAGGCGCGCTGGGAGGTCGACCGCGAACTGGCTGCCATGGATACCCAGATCACCGATGCCTATCAGCAATTCGCCGACCGGAAGGACGAGATCTCCCGCGACCCCGGGCTTGCCGAGAATGCCGTACTCGGTCCACTGAAAGCCAAGCGGACGGCGAGCATCGACCGTATCGCCACCGCCGTCGGGCGCAATGCGGACCGTCCGGGCGGGCTGGACGGGCTGGCCCCGTGCAGTCTGCGTGCCGACGACAGCAATGACATGGGCGATCAGGGCGCCGGCCAGGGTCAGGACGACGGCCAGAACAACGGTCAGGACGGCGGCCAGGGCAACGGCGCGAACCAGGGCGCCGATGACGGCCAGGATCAGGGTCAGGATCAAGGTCAGGACCAGGGCCAGGGCCAGGGCCAGGACCAGGGCCAGGGCCAGGACCAGGACCAGCAGGGCAACGGCCCCGAGGCGTCCGACTTCGTCGACATCCAGTCCGTGCAGCCCAATGTCGACAGGCCACGCCAACGCCGCGGCGCCTCGCGCGGTACGTTCACCACCAACTGTGGGCGTAACGAGAACGGCAAATTCAACCCGGACAATGTCATCGTCGCGCCGGGCGTGAGCAACGGCGCTCACCATATGCACGATTACGTCGGCAATCAGGCCAACGACGCCTTCGCCAGCGATGACGATCTGGCCAATGGCGATACCAGTTGCCGGAACCAGGGTGACAAGTCCACGTACTACTGGCCTGTCCTGCGTCTGCAGAACGGGACGGCGGAGAACGACGCGGACGCGGATGGCGGTGGCAAGGACCAGAACATCGGAGAGATCCAGACTCCGTCCCAGGTCACGCTGAAATTCGTCGGCAATCCCACCGGGAAGGTCACGGCGATGCCGCGCTTCCTGCGGATCATCACCGGGGACGCCAAGGCATTCACCAACGGCGACGCCAACGCCAATGCCTCATGGAGCTGCACCGGATTCGAGAACCGGCAGCTCAAGGACAAATACCCGATCTGCCCGGACGGCAGCCAGGTGGTCCGCTCGTTCGCATTCCAGAGCTGCTGGGACGGGCAGAACACCGACTCCGCCAACCACCGCACCCATGTCGCCTTCGCCCAGGACAACGGGCGGTGCCCGAACGGCTTCAGAGCCATTCCGCAGCTGGTCCAGCGCATTGTGTACGACGTGCCGCCGGGCCCCGGCTTCGCCGTCGACTCCTTCCCGGAGCAGCTGCACAAGCCCGTCACCGATCACGGTGACTTCATCAATGTCTTCGACGATAACCTGATGAAGAAGGTGGTGAGCTGCATCAACGGCGGGCGCAAGTGCCGCTGA
- a CDS encoding metal-dependent hydrolase → MSNTQPAAVASERTELKARKVSFAWEKTPLHWVPGDPFSTHTMNVLHLLLPAGERWFIHVYRQVLPYIHDEQLRRDVIGFIGQEAVHSQAHDDVLPHLKKLGLDPTPYTAQVDWFFEKLLGDRTLPPGRARRWWLMERVAIIAAIEHYTAFLGDWILNSEALDRKGADPTMLDLLRWHGAEEVEHRSVAFEVFMHVDGGYRRRVRTWGLAFSALVFLWQRGVRFFMENDPSLLDGKASFKAFYDSGKRGTLPSTPALLRSIPRYLSHSYHPSQEGSTAQAIDYLAHSPAALAAEARMTGTH, encoded by the coding sequence ATGTCTAACACGCAGCCAGCGGCGGTCGCGTCGGAGCGAACTGAGCTGAAGGCCCGCAAGGTCTCGTTCGCCTGGGAGAAGACTCCCCTCCACTGGGTGCCGGGCGACCCCTTCAGCACGCACACGATGAATGTGCTCCATCTGCTGCTCCCGGCCGGGGAGCGCTGGTTCATCCACGTGTACCGGCAGGTGCTTCCGTACATCCATGACGAGCAGCTGCGACGCGACGTGATCGGGTTCATCGGCCAGGAGGCCGTGCACTCCCAGGCCCACGACGACGTACTCCCCCACCTCAAGAAGCTCGGGCTCGACCCGACCCCGTACACCGCACAGGTCGACTGGTTCTTCGAGAAGCTGCTCGGCGACCGGACGCTGCCGCCGGGCCGCGCCCGCAGGTGGTGGCTGATGGAGCGGGTGGCGATCATCGCGGCGATCGAGCACTACACGGCGTTCCTCGGCGACTGGATCCTGAACTCCGAGGCCCTGGACCGCAAGGGAGCCGACCCCACCATGCTGGACCTGCTGCGCTGGCACGGCGCGGAGGAGGTGGAACACCGCTCGGTGGCCTTCGAGGTCTTCATGCATGTCGACGGCGGCTACCGGCGCCGGGTGCGCACCTGGGGGCTGGCCTTCTCCGCCCTGGTCTTCCTCTGGCAGCGCGGTGTCCGCTTCTTCATGGAGAACGACCCCAGCCTGCTGGACGGCAAGGCGTCGTTCAAGGCGTTCTACGACAGCGGCAAGCGCGGCACCCTGCCCTCCACGCCTGCCCTGCTGCGCTCCATCCCGCGCTATCTGAGCCATTCCTACCACCCCTCCCAGGAGGGCAGCACGGCGCAGGCCATCGACTATCTCGCCCACTCGCCCGCGGCCCTGGCCGCCGAGGCCCGTATGACGGGAACCCACTGA
- a CDS encoding TetR/AcrR family transcriptional regulator has protein sequence MTTGVRRRMGVDERRQQLIGVALELFSHRAPDEVSIDEIAAAAGISRPLVYHYFPGKQSLYEAALRRAADELAGRFLEPREGPLGARLLRVMGRFFDFVDEHGPGFSALMRGGPAVGSSTANAMIDGVRQAAYEQIIAHLGVTDPPARLELVVRSWVSLAESTALIWLDGRRIPRAELEMQLVHDFAALAAVSAAYDTEMAAIVLRVLAEEPVDGPFGDLLARLSAFAPAVPAVPSQRLS, from the coding sequence ATGACGACCGGGGTGCGGCGCAGGATGGGCGTCGATGAGCGCAGGCAGCAGCTGATCGGTGTCGCGCTGGAGTTGTTCAGCCACCGCGCCCCCGACGAGGTGTCCATCGATGAGATCGCTGCCGCCGCCGGGATCTCCCGCCCTCTCGTCTACCACTACTTCCCGGGGAAGCAGAGCCTGTACGAGGCGGCTCTGCGGCGGGCGGCCGACGAGTTGGCGGGGCGATTCCTGGAGCCGCGTGAAGGACCCCTGGGGGCACGGCTGTTGCGGGTCATGGGGCGGTTCTTCGACTTCGTCGACGAGCACGGACCCGGGTTCTCCGCGCTGATGCGGGGCGGGCCCGCGGTCGGGTCGTCGACGGCGAACGCGATGATCGACGGAGTGCGGCAGGCGGCGTACGAGCAGATCATCGCCCACCTGGGGGTGACGGATCCGCCGGCGCGACTGGAGTTGGTCGTGCGGTCGTGGGTGTCGCTCGCCGAGTCGACGGCGTTGATCTGGCTGGACGGGCGGCGGATTCCCCGCGCCGAGCTGGAGATGCAGCTGGTGCACGACTTCGCGGCGCTGGCCGCGGTGAGTGCGGCGTACGACACGGAGATGGCGGCCATCGTGCTGCGGGTCCTCGCCGAGGAGCCGGTCGACGGGCCGTTCGGAGATCTGCTGGCGCGGCTCTCCGCCTTCGCGCCCGCCGTGCCGGCTGTGCCCTCGCAGCGGTTGTCCTGA